TACCAGTGCGACCTGATCACCCGCGACGGCCTGGACCTCTTCCCGTACCCGAGCCCCCTGCACGCCATGGCTGTGCAGAGTCCGCTGCTGTGCCCCCAGATGCTGAGGGCCAACAGCGAGGAGAAGCCCCTCTCGCCCACCTCCTACCTGAGCAGCTACAAGCTGGACGACGATGGCGAGATGTTCTTCGGCTCCCAGGGCGACCTGCCCCCGGGCCTGGAGGCCCTGCACTCGAAGAGGCTGGAGAACTACATCGCGGGCCTGGTCCACAAACGCGTCTACCCAGTTCGGCCCAGCAAGCCAAGGACTAGCTTCAGCACAGAGGCCATGAAAGGCCTCATGAGGCAGAGCAGCATGTGCCAGAGGAGCACGGAGGCTGCCAATCCCCCCGGCGCAGGCTGCGATCAGGCCTGGCCTTCGTCCGAGCGCAAGAATATCCCGAGCTCCCACAGCTTTGACGGGAGCCTGCCGTCGCCCAAGTACAGGCCTCAGTGGACCTCCAGCAGGGAGCACCTGTCCGTCAAGAAAAACATCCCCTCGTGCCAATCCGTGGACAGCTTCGCCGCTGCTATCCAGCAGCAAAAGAGCGTGGACGAGGGCCAGAATTCACAGCAGAGCCTGAGGAAGCCGATCCGGCTCATGGCCAACACGCCTCCCATGAGGCCCACCTCCCTCGAGTATCATGAGCTGAATTATCATCCGGCCACCAGGGCTTCCCCTCAGGAGAACTACTACCAGAATGTGTACGAGCTGAACGACAGGTCTCAGGCTTTCCTTGATGACAGGCATCAGGCCTTCCTCGACAACAGGTCTCAGGCCTTCCTCGACAACAGGCCTCAGGCCTTCCTCGATGACAGGTCTCAGGCCTTCCTCGATGAGAGGCGTCAGGCCTTCATGTCTGCTAGGTCCGAGTCCTCAGAGCTCCGTTCACCGCCCTTTGACAAACCGCCGGGGTCGGAGGTCAGCGGGGGCCGGAGGTCGCCCGGGGCAGACGACGGCGGGTACCAGATGGTCAGTGCGCAGTACATCCCGGCTCAGCAATCGTACAAAGCCCATGCCTCCAGCCACGGCGGTAAGGCCAAGGGACCACCGCTGAGCAAAGGGCGCTCCGTCGATGCCTCGCCTGAGGCTGGGGCGCCCCCTGGCTTCCGGGAGAAGGGCAAGGCCTCGAGCAAGAAGTGCCGTTTCAGTGAGGAGAGCGAGCCAGCCAAGAGGAGTGGGCGGAGGCCCTCCCCCAGGGGCAAAAAGACCTGCcgctcccagtcagagaacagcCTCCTGAACCGACATGGGGTGCCCTGCATCAAGTACAACACCGTGGAGCGGGACGAGGTGACGGGAGCCAGGCCGACACGCTCCAGGCGGCATCCCAACGGCTATCACCGGCGGTGGAGGTCGACAGCGGAGATCTCCCGGGATGAGGGGTCAGCCCTGCCCCCCAGCTGTGAGCCCTACCCCCAGGCCGACGGGCGGAGAAGGCCCAGGAGGTACCTGAAGCCTCAGGGGAACCCGGGGAGCGACTCGGAATATCCGCCCCGGCATCGCGGGCcagggggcgggggggaggaggaggagggggatggggaggaggggagggcacCCGGTGCCCGGGTCTACGCCGCCAACTGCTTCGGGGACAGCGAGTCGAGTCTGAGCGAGGCCCAGTCGCCAGGCCTCAGCAGCTGCTCCAGCGATACGgacgaggaggaggagggggaggaggaggaggccgcGGGCCTTGTCTGGCCCCAGCAGCTGAGCCCACAGGCGACAGGCCGTGAGTCTGGGCCACCCAAGGCCTTCGTGAAGATCAAAGCCTCGCACGCCCTGAAGAAGAAGATCCTCCGCTTTCGGACGGGCTCCCTCAAGGTGATGACCACCGTGTGACCAAGGGCTGGCCAGTGGACCGACGGGCGGACTGGCGTTTCGAGTTCCCGCCGCCTCCCGGTCGCCTCGGGATCGTTCCGGGGTGGGAAAGCGCTTTTGCAGCCAACTCGCTAATTTGTGGAAGCGTGCTGTCAACGTCAGCGGGCGCAGAGGCCGCCACCGcgcacagaaagatcccagggacaAACCAGCCGGCCAACTGTGGTATTTTCATTTCTCGCTGCCCCGCACCCCCCCGTCCTCCccttctcccctcctcccccctcccctctgtaAAGCAACGGGAACTCCTTCCTTTCCAAATGGTGGCCAGGGGATCTTTTACGCAGGGCAGGAGGGAACACTGGTCAGGTCTGGTTGGGGAAGGGGACAATGATTGGT
This genomic stretch from Hemiscyllium ocellatum isolate sHemOce1 chromosome 47, sHemOce1.pat.X.cur, whole genome shotgun sequence harbors:
- the LOC132836627 gene encoding dapper 1-like, with the translated sequence MDVQPKYQCDLITRDGLDLFPYPSPLHAMAVQSPLLCPQMLRANSEEKPLSPTSYLSSYKLDDDGEMFFGSQGDLPPGLEALHSKRLENYIAGLVHKRVYPVRPSKPRTSFSTEAMKGLMRQSSMCQRSTEAANPPGAGCDQAWPSSERKNIPSSHSFDGSLPSPKYRPQWTSSREHLSVKKNIPSCQSVDSFAAAIQQQKSVDEGQNSQQSLRKPIRLMANTPPMRPTSLEYHELNYHPATRASPQENYYQNVYELNDRSQAFLDDRHQAFLDNRSQAFLDNRPQAFLDDRSQAFLDERRQAFMSARSESSELRSPPFDKPPGSEVSGGRRSPGADDGGYQMVSAQYIPAQQSYKAHASSHGGKAKGPPLSKGRSVDASPEAGAPPGFREKGKASSKKCRFSEESEPAKRSGRRPSPRGKKTCRSQSENSLLNRHGVPCIKYNTVERDEVTGARPTRSRRHPNGYHRRWRSTAEISRDEGSALPPSCEPYPQADGRRRPRRPGARVYAANCFGDSESSLSEAQSPGLSSCSSDTDEEEEGEEEEAAGLVWPQQLSPQATGRESGPPKAFVKIKASHALKKKILRFRTGSLKVMTTV